A single region of the Phycisphaerae bacterium genome encodes:
- a CDS encoding DUF190 domain-containing protein, whose protein sequence is MKLEGEAKLLRIFIGESDRWHGRPLYEAIVLKARELHLAGATVLRGPMGFGANSRLHTTKVLRLSEDLPMLVEIVDTEEKVNALLPHIDEMVTEGMVTIEGVHVIKYRAGGEL, encoded by the coding sequence ATGAAGCTGGAAGGCGAAGCCAAGCTGCTGCGGATCTTCATCGGCGAAAGCGACAGGTGGCACGGCAGACCGCTCTACGAAGCGATTGTGCTCAAGGCCCGCGAGCTGCACCTGGCCGGGGCGACCGTGCTCCGTGGGCCGATGGGATTCGGGGCGAACAGCCGGCTGCACACCACGAAGGTCCTGCGGCTGTCCGAGGATCTGCCCATGCTGGTCGAGATCGTCGATACCGAGGAGAAGGTCAATGCCCTGCTGCCGCACATTGACGAGATGGTCACCGAAGGGATGGTGACGATCGAGGGTGTGCACGTCATCAAGTATCGGGCGGGGGGGGAGCTGTAG
- a CDS encoding exo-alpha-sialidase, whose amino-acid sequence MAWLGCLIGIILVSASTASLRGQASQTVPETQPAEIWGVLRTAVSDDGLHFSHNRKVFARNAAAPDLVRSPNGDLLAVFDDLSRPSKPGEPILVVSRSTDDGQTWSAPRPAIVRAQEIKKLRISHGDFVLLPNGLVRLYFHVTEPNTKDGLPGKVNFIGSAVTRNGQEYALDRRMKVGCEPGVDAHPAAIRVGAQILLHVQNREEDGIRSAKASPAVLRYTSTDGRRFRQPERMREHGLAGNMVTLRGGKYGWYISSGEDLRVLTSTDGLHWRAEPGVCLRYAVDPAVVQLKSGKFMMIYSALPGRGPMDSGEPALAAAPGSASGLAAGGPGGPSGQGTQGTTGEQPSDKPGELETAASSPADGTVVDGAGQEPAWDPFTPADPASELGDPAQAQSGGADALSPDESFAPKPDFRNGFDYCQWWLDNVSPPPGSNAYESYVSFTDTDRSGPEWQFKDRLNDGSSTGPPTPWNPVDHPDWEQSYQVSQNLLAQFRVATLDPRVQFSSATFDPNSWDADKRLLFNFTLPSLVSCRALSKAALAQGWRTENGQVSPDKVRESWETVLGNANHLQTGPTLIEGLVSVAERNLAESEARWALRQGVFSSPDQIEAALRLLQAKDAATVDMSHTLRLEHAGAMDAIQYTFSPGDADGQPQLNIERADKLLDLAGKSGQAEEIPPLTADDARAAVDAFDACFREMTEQWRTGYPTVRSGDIEATTDKYVDTNIVTKTFLPNLARAYQLQARSEASRRATQLCYEAALFNARHGRWPASLDELPEASRTQSRTDPFTGSDFGYQLGADGPTIYSKSENAADDGGVHSKNWANSAENSSDDYVFWPPQQ is encoded by the coding sequence ATGGCTTGGCTCGGCTGCCTCATCGGCATCATCCTCGTGTCCGCCTCAACTGCCTCCCTTCGCGGGCAAGCCTCGCAGACGGTGCCCGAGACCCAGCCGGCTGAGATCTGGGGAGTCCTTCGAACCGCCGTCTCCGACGACGGACTGCATTTCTCCCACAACCGCAAGGTATTTGCCCGGAACGCGGCCGCCCCCGACCTCGTCAGGAGCCCGAACGGCGATCTGCTGGCGGTCTTCGACGACCTCAGCCGACCATCCAAACCCGGTGAGCCGATCCTGGTCGTGTCACGATCGACCGACGACGGCCAGACCTGGTCAGCCCCGCGCCCGGCGATCGTCCGAGCTCAGGAAATCAAGAAACTCAGGATCAGCCACGGCGACTTCGTCTTGCTGCCTAATGGCTTGGTAAGACTGTACTTCCATGTCACCGAGCCGAACACGAAGGACGGCTTGCCCGGCAAGGTCAACTTCATCGGGAGCGCCGTGACCCGCAACGGCCAGGAATACGCTCTTGACCGTCGTATGAAGGTCGGCTGCGAGCCAGGGGTCGATGCCCACCCTGCCGCCATTCGCGTGGGAGCTCAGATCCTGCTCCACGTGCAAAACCGCGAGGAAGACGGCATCCGATCGGCGAAGGCATCCCCGGCCGTGCTGCGCTACACGTCTACTGACGGCCGGCGGTTCAGGCAACCCGAGCGCATGCGCGAGCACGGCCTGGCCGGCAACATGGTCACCCTTCGCGGCGGCAAGTACGGGTGGTATATCTCTTCGGGCGAGGATCTCCGTGTTCTGACCTCCACCGACGGGCTGCACTGGCGGGCCGAACCAGGGGTGTGCCTCAGATACGCGGTGGATCCAGCGGTTGTCCAACTGAAGAGCGGCAAGTTCATGATGATCTATTCCGCCCTACCGGGCAGGGGACCGATGGACTCCGGTGAACCCGCACTGGCCGCGGCTCCGGGCAGCGCCAGCGGTCTCGCCGCCGGTGGTCCGGGCGGGCCGTCCGGCCAGGGGACCCAAGGCACGACCGGCGAACAACCGAGCGACAAGCCCGGCGAGTTGGAGACCGCAGCATCCTCTCCAGCCGACGGCACCGTCGTTGACGGCGCGGGCCAGGAGCCCGCGTGGGATCCGTTCACGCCAGCCGACCCGGCCAGCGAACTGGGAGATCCGGCACAAGCACAGTCCGGTGGTGCCGACGCCCTGAGCCCCGATGAGTCGTTTGCCCCAAAGCCCGATTTCCGAAACGGGTTCGACTACTGCCAGTGGTGGCTTGACAACGTCTCCCCCCCGCCTGGAAGCAACGCCTACGAATCATACGTCTCATTCACGGACACCGATCGATCAGGCCCCGAATGGCAGTTCAAGGACCGGCTTAACGACGGTAGTAGTACCGGACCACCCACGCCGTGGAACCCAGTCGACCATCCCGACTGGGAGCAATCTTACCAGGTCTCCCAGAATCTCCTCGCCCAGTTCCGAGTGGCCACGCTCGACCCCAGGGTGCAGTTCTCGTCGGCCACGTTTGATCCAAACTCGTGGGATGCTGACAAGCGACTCCTGTTCAACTTCACTTTACCCTCGCTGGTCAGTTGCCGCGCGCTGTCCAAGGCAGCCCTGGCCCAGGGCTGGCGCACGGAGAACGGCCAGGTATCACCGGACAAGGTTCGGGAATCGTGGGAAACGGTTCTGGGCAACGCCAACCATCTTCAGACCGGGCCGACCCTGATCGAGGGGCTGGTCAGCGTCGCAGAGCGGAATTTGGCCGAGAGCGAAGCTCGGTGGGCGCTGAGGCAGGGCGTCTTCAGCTCGCCCGACCAGATCGAGGCGGCGCTGCGGCTGCTCCAGGCGAAGGACGCCGCCACGGTCGATATGTCGCACACGCTTCGCCTGGAACACGCGGGCGCCATGGATGCGATCCAATACACATTCTCGCCTGGCGATGCAGACGGCCAGCCGCAACTGAATATCGAGCGGGCCGACAAACTCCTGGACCTGGCGGGAAAGTCCGGCCAGGCAGAGGAGATTCCTCCCCTGACGGCCGACGACGCTCGAGCAGCAGTCGATGCTTTCGACGCATGCTTCCGCGAGATGACCGAGCAATGGCGAACTGGTTACCCCACGGTGCGAAGCGGCGACATCGAAGCCACCACGGACAAATATGTCGACACCAACATCGTCACCAAGACCTTCCTTCCGAATCTGGCACGGGCCTACCAGCTGCAGGCCAGGAGTGAAGCTTCCCGGCGAGCCACCCAGCTCTGCTACGAAGCCGCCCTGTTCAACGCCCGCCACGGCCGCTGGCCGGCGTCACTGGACGAGTTGCCCGAGGCTTCCAGAACCCAGTCCCGCACCGATCCATTCACCGGCTCAGATTTCGGCTACCAACTCGGAGCGGACGGCCCAACCATCTATTCAAAATCGGAGAACGCTGCCGACGACGGCGGCGTGCACTCCAAGAACTGGGCCAATAGTGCCGAAAACAGCTCTGACGACTATGTTTTCTGGCCCCCCCAGCAGTAG
- a CDS encoding aldo/keto reductase, protein MQYRPLGKRGPMVSTVGFGTWAIGGRDWGKTDDEVSRRAIHEALDRGVTLLDTADVYGHGHSEELIGGVFRERGKSDVIIATKAGNDFYHATPADDKGYGPLRQVYDRQYLIEAAEKSLKRLRVETLDILQLHSPDTAHLERDDPWDALETLKRQGKIRWAGWSVQSFQEILQARFLDHHHDLLDVLQVRYNLLEREAEKVLFPKAAEYGTGIIVRIPILFGLLSGKFTRQSVFGADDHRRFNLSPQKLDDYLARLDGVRPLFDRFPGQTMAQVSLRFCLTHPVCHTVIPGGKTPAQVRENCVASDLGPINPVDLPH, encoded by the coding sequence ATGCAGTATCGGCCACTCGGAAAGCGCGGCCCGATGGTCTCAACCGTCGGATTCGGCACCTGGGCAATCGGCGGGCGAGACTGGGGCAAGACCGACGACGAGGTCTCGCGCCGCGCCATCCACGAAGCCCTTGATCGCGGAGTGACGCTGCTGGATACGGCCGATGTTTACGGGCACGGCCACTCCGAGGAGTTGATCGGCGGAGTGTTCCGCGAGCGCGGCAAGAGCGATGTGATCATCGCCACCAAAGCGGGTAACGACTTCTATCACGCCACTCCTGCGGACGACAAGGGCTACGGACCGCTTCGCCAGGTTTACGATCGCCAGTATCTCATCGAGGCGGCGGAAAAGAGCCTGAAGCGGCTGCGCGTGGAGACACTCGACATCCTGCAACTCCACAGCCCCGACACCGCACATCTCGAACGCGACGATCCCTGGGACGCCCTCGAGACGCTCAAACGACAGGGCAAGATCCGTTGGGCAGGATGGAGTGTGCAGTCCTTTCAGGAAATCCTGCAGGCTCGTTTCCTGGACCATCATCACGATCTGCTGGACGTGCTCCAGGTGCGATACAACCTGCTCGAGCGCGAGGCCGAGAAGGTGCTGTTTCCCAAGGCGGCCGAGTACGGCACCGGCATCATCGTTCGCATCCCCATCCTGTTCGGCCTGCTCAGCGGGAAGTTCACCCGGCAGTCGGTCTTCGGTGCCGACGATCACCGCCGCTTCAACCTCTCGCCGCAGAAACTCGACGACTACCTCGCCCGGCTGGACGGCGTTCGTCCGCTGTTCGACCGCTTCCCTGGCCAGACCATGGCCCAGGTGAGCCTGCGATTCTGCCTGACGCATCCGGTCTGCCACACGGTCATTCCCGGCGGCAAGACACCCGCGCAGGTCCGCGAGAACTGCGTCGCATCCGATCTGGGCCCGATCAATCCCGTCGACCTGCCGCACTGA
- a CDS encoding radical SAM protein — protein MSKAGHPGGSPDGQGWLFDPSEPPVPSRRSAANGLAIREVRCRSLLNTCDIGDYSFNCYVGCSHSCGYCYARFMQRFHPHEEPWGTFVDVKVNAVQALSRQLRRLAPGSVFTCSACDGWQPLEREYRLTRECCRLLLDAGFQLTVLTKSNLVLRDLDVFKGRKVCVGVTITTSDESWARIWEPGASTVAARCEVLKQARAAGLETSVMFGPLLPGISDTDEALARLFRLAREARVGRIWTDGLNLRSGVWPSVQQVLRQHRPELLEQYRQILFEPTFRREYRRHLKQRIAKARRNMWR, from the coding sequence GTGAGCAAGGCAGGTCATCCAGGGGGTTCCCCGGACGGCCAGGGCTGGTTGTTCGACCCGTCCGAGCCGCCGGTGCCATCCCGGCGGTCTGCGGCGAACGGGCTGGCCATACGCGAGGTCCGGTGCCGCAGCCTGCTCAACACCTGTGATATCGGTGACTACTCCTTCAACTGCTACGTCGGCTGCAGTCACAGTTGCGGTTACTGCTATGCCCGCTTCATGCAGCGTTTCCATCCCCACGAGGAGCCTTGGGGCACGTTCGTGGACGTCAAGGTCAACGCCGTGCAGGCCCTGAGCCGCCAGTTGCGGCGGCTCGCACCCGGCTCGGTCTTCACCTGCAGTGCGTGTGACGGGTGGCAGCCGCTCGAACGCGAGTATCGACTGACCCGGGAGTGCTGCCGGCTCCTGCTCGACGCCGGCTTTCAACTCACGGTCCTAACCAAGAGCAACCTGGTGCTCCGTGATCTGGATGTGTTCAAGGGACGCAAAGTCTGTGTCGGCGTGACGATTACCACGTCGGACGAGTCATGGGCCCGGATCTGGGAGCCCGGCGCGTCCACGGTGGCCGCCAGATGTGAAGTACTCAAGCAGGCTCGAGCCGCGGGGCTGGAGACATCGGTCATGTTCGGGCCGCTGCTTCCGGGAATCAGCGACACGGACGAGGCCCTGGCTCGGCTGTTCCGTCTGGCCCGCGAAGCCCGAGTCGGGCGCATCTGGACGGACGGGCTCAACCTGCGTTCGGGAGTGTGGCCTTCCGTACAGCAGGTGCTCAGGCAGCACCGCCCGGAGCTGCTGGAGCAGTACCGGCAGATTCTCTTTGAACCCACCTTCCGTCGCGAGTATCGCCGTCACCTGAAGCAACGGATCGCCAAGGCGCGACGAAACATGTGGCGGTGA
- a CDS encoding SpoIIE family protein phosphatase, translating to MSVLIEVVRQMSETFELVPLLKAAEQAGRSALGCERATIFLYDPQTDELHSKVATGTDEIRFPARLGIAGEVVRTKSVVVVHDAYADPRFNPEIDRKTGFRTRNMLTLPLVGPEGEVIGALQLLNKVQAQFDDRDENLAAGLGSLIGIAVKRQILLDMAAEKERLDHDLSIARQIQMEMLPKHKPVVRGFDVAGWNRPADQTGGDCYGFLPLDGGRLLFLIADASGHGIGPALVVTQCRAMIRALADRAEDPAAIAARLNSLLYEDLPAGRFVTACFGILDPELRRVNYISAGHGPLLLYHAATSEVESFGATGLPMAILQDSDYRQGPPIEFQPGDIFCLLTDGFVEWARPDGELYGPARLNQLLAEHHHESCQSIIQAIHDDVRRFSQGTPQADDLTAVLIKRSDA from the coding sequence TTGTCGGTACTGATCGAGGTCGTTCGCCAGATGAGCGAGACCTTCGAGCTGGTTCCGTTGCTGAAAGCGGCGGAGCAGGCGGGGCGGTCCGCGCTGGGATGCGAGCGGGCGACCATCTTCCTCTACGACCCGCAGACCGACGAGCTGCACAGCAAGGTGGCCACCGGTACCGACGAAATTCGCTTCCCCGCCAGGCTTGGTATCGCGGGCGAGGTGGTCCGCACGAAGTCCGTGGTCGTGGTCCACGACGCTTATGCCGATCCGCGGTTCAATCCGGAGATCGACCGCAAGACCGGTTTTCGCACCCGGAACATGCTCACCCTGCCGCTGGTCGGCCCGGAAGGTGAGGTCATCGGCGCCCTGCAGTTGCTCAATAAGGTACAGGCGCAGTTCGACGACCGGGACGAGAACCTGGCCGCCGGGCTCGGTTCGCTCATCGGGATCGCCGTCAAGCGTCAGATTCTCCTGGATATGGCCGCGGAGAAGGAACGCCTTGATCACGACCTGAGCATTGCCCGCCAGATCCAGATGGAAATGCTGCCCAAGCACAAGCCGGTGGTCAGAGGTTTTGACGTGGCCGGCTGGAACCGCCCGGCCGACCAGACTGGCGGCGACTGTTACGGTTTTCTGCCCCTGGACGGTGGCCGACTGCTGTTTCTGATTGCGGATGCGTCCGGCCACGGGATCGGGCCGGCCCTGGTTGTGACCCAATGCCGGGCCATGATCCGGGCCTTGGCCGATCGAGCAGAGGATCCTGCCGCCATCGCCGCCCGGCTGAACAGCCTGCTCTATGAGGACCTGCCCGCCGGCCGGTTCGTCACCGCCTGTTTTGGGATCCTGGACCCCGAGCTGCGCCGGGTGAACTACATCAGCGCCGGACACGGTCCGCTGCTCCTCTACCACGCCGCGACCAGCGAGGTCGAGTCGTTTGGGGCCACCGGCTTGCCCATGGCCATTCTGCAGGACAGCGACTATCGGCAAGGCCCACCCATCGAGTTCCAGCCCGGCGACATCTTCTGCCTGCTGACCGACGGGTTCGTCGAGTGGGCCAGGCCGGACGGCGAGCTCTACGGACCCGCCCGGCTCAACCAACTGCTGGCCGAGCACCACCACGAATCGTGTCAGTCGATCATCCAGGCGATTCACGACGACGTGCGCCGCTTCTCCCAAGGTACGCCCCAGGCCGACGATCTGACCGCGGTACTGATCAAGAGAAGCGATGCATAG
- a CDS encoding deoxyhypusine synthase, protein MIDPLCLDGAEQVADLIDNVYARSGYNARRLAEAAQLYSKMIDEGATIALTLAGAMTPIGMSGVLNALIRAGFVDCIIATGANLYHDLHRPFSRPMMQGHFMVDDNELADKGIARIYDVFIEEDETLMATDRIVLDALRHIDHHRPMSTAELHYLLGRQVARVADQPDWSLLATASRYELPVYTSSPGDSSIAMNLAVPHMFNDPVPLDPLKDVIETAAIVRAAKKNGVVIVGGGSPKNFYLQTQPTIHQIFMDDKHGGHDYFIQLGVDSPQWGGLSGATPSEARSWGKVKDATINNVVVYSCASLTLPLLAQYVLVRNKPRKPRRLYKQLDTLTAEFRTAARGNPAFVRTLKRMASRKD, encoded by the coding sequence ATGATCGATCCGCTCTGTCTCGACGGGGCCGAGCAGGTGGCCGATCTCATCGACAACGTCTACGCCCGGTCAGGCTACAACGCCCGGCGGCTGGCCGAGGCCGCCCAGCTTTACAGCAAGATGATCGACGAGGGTGCGACCATCGCCCTGACCCTGGCCGGAGCCATGACCCCGATCGGCATGAGTGGCGTACTCAACGCCCTGATCCGGGCGGGATTCGTCGACTGCATCATCGCGACCGGAGCGAACCTGTACCACGACCTGCACCGCCCGTTCTCGCGGCCGATGATGCAGGGCCACTTCATGGTCGACGACAACGAGCTGGCCGACAAGGGCATCGCCCGCATCTACGACGTTTTCATCGAGGAAGACGAGACCCTCATGGCCACCGACCGGATCGTCCTCGACGCCCTGCGACATATCGACCACCACCGGCCGATGTCCACCGCCGAGTTGCACTATCTGCTCGGCCGGCAGGTGGCCCGGGTAGCGGATCAACCCGACTGGTCGCTGCTGGCCACGGCCAGCCGGTACGAGCTACCGGTGTACACCTCGTCGCCGGGCGATTCGTCGATCGCGATGAACCTGGCCGTGCCCCATATGTTCAACGACCCGGTGCCGCTCGATCCACTGAAGGACGTGATCGAAACCGCGGCCATCGTTCGGGCAGCCAAGAAGAACGGCGTGGTCATCGTCGGCGGCGGCTCGCCGAAGAACTTCTACCTGCAGACCCAGCCGACGATCCACCAGATCTTCATGGACGACAAGCACGGCGGGCACGACTACTTCATCCAGCTCGGCGTGGACTCGCCGCAATGGGGCGGGCTCAGCGGGGCGACGCCCTCCGAGGCCCGGAGCTGGGGCAAGGTCAAGGATGCGACCATCAATAACGTGGTGGTCTACTCCTGTGCGTCGCTCACCCTTCCTTTGCTGGCTCAATACGTGCTGGTCCGCAACAAGCCACGCAAGCCACGACGACTGTACAAGCAGCTTGACACCCTCACGGCTGAGTTCCGGACCGCCGCCAGAGGCAATCCTGCGTTTGTGAGAACGCTGAAGCGGATGGCAAGCAGGAAGGATTGA